In a single window of the Anaerobaca lacustris genome:
- a CDS encoding heavy metal translocating P-type ATPase → MAHQHLHFQQDAADETRGQQWRISLALLGTLAGGVLLINSGVGRFIYGPDSFNTEIFAMLGALLLGLPIVIHAMVSLIRGQSHMDELAALGIVAAFATGEYIAAGLIGFFMLLSELVETRTALGARASIESLIKLTPTKANLLAGDGVEQEVKVSALKAGDFIRVRPGDNIPADGEVTSGLSSVNEATITGESLPVDKVPGMQVFAGTNNLTGAMDIRVTKAGQDTTLGKVQSLIMQAEHTKIPIMRIIDRYIMWYIPTVLMIAAIVLFFTRDINQAITILVISCPCAIILATPTAMVAAISAAARLGVLVKNVADLEIAGKMTALVFDKTGTVTTGRLYVMKLTPAEGVEPAELLAEAAAAEQLSKHPAARALQEVAKEANLSLPAAEGFQETPGKGVTATVDSARIMVGRETFLRENGVDIAGVTDPALDEEQGFSTLYVAKGERCIGWIGLQDKTRPEAQRAVKELVDIGIKRVTMLTGDRSEVANRVAGELGCTDYKAHCLPQDKLAIVEQIKRDGHTVVVVGDGINDAPALAAGDLGIAMGAAGSDVAINSASIALMNNDLRRIPFLVQVSRKTRNVINQNLGFGIGFIVVGISLAKFIPPSMAAFLHFASSLVVVFNSARLVRFGENLDHESHPTASRS, encoded by the coding sequence ATGGCCCATCAGCATTTGCATTTTCAACAGGACGCCGCCGACGAAACGCGAGGCCAGCAATGGCGAATCAGCCTGGCCCTGCTGGGGACCCTGGCGGGTGGGGTCCTCCTGATCAACAGCGGCGTCGGCCGATTCATCTACGGCCCCGACAGCTTCAACACCGAGATCTTCGCCATGCTCGGCGCGTTGCTGCTCGGCCTGCCGATCGTCATTCACGCGATGGTCAGCCTGATCCGCGGCCAATCGCACATGGATGAACTGGCGGCGCTGGGCATCGTGGCGGCTTTCGCCACGGGCGAGTACATTGCCGCCGGTTTGATCGGGTTCTTCATGTTGCTCAGCGAACTGGTGGAGACCCGCACCGCGCTGGGCGCCCGCGCGTCCATCGAGTCACTAATCAAACTGACGCCGACGAAGGCCAATCTGCTGGCAGGCGACGGCGTCGAGCAGGAAGTCAAGGTCAGCGCCCTGAAGGCGGGCGACTTCATTCGCGTGCGCCCGGGGGACAACATCCCGGCCGACGGCGAGGTCACCAGCGGGCTCAGTTCCGTCAATGAGGCGACCATCACGGGCGAATCGCTGCCGGTCGACAAGGTACCCGGCATGCAGGTCTTCGCCGGCACCAACAACCTGACCGGCGCGATGGACATCCGCGTGACCAAGGCCGGCCAGGACACGACCCTCGGCAAGGTCCAGTCGTTGATCATGCAGGCCGAGCACACGAAGATCCCGATCATGCGGATCATCGACCGCTACATCATGTGGTACATCCCCACCGTTCTGATGATCGCGGCCATCGTTCTGTTCTTCACGCGGGACATCAATCAGGCCATCACCATCCTGGTGATCTCCTGTCCCTGTGCGATCATTCTGGCGACGCCGACGGCGATGGTGGCCGCCATCTCGGCTGCCGCGCGATTGGGTGTCCTTGTCAAGAACGTGGCCGACCTCGAGATCGCCGGCAAGATGACGGCCCTGGTCTTCGACAAGACCGGCACCGTCACGACCGGCCGACTCTACGTTATGAAACTGACGCCGGCCGAGGGGGTCGAGCCCGCCGAGTTGCTGGCCGAAGCGGCGGCAGCCGAGCAGTTGAGCAAGCACCCGGCCGCCCGGGCCCTCCAGGAGGTGGCCAAGGAAGCCAACCTCTCGCTCCCGGCGGCCGAAGGCTTTCAGGAGACGCCGGGCAAGGGCGTCACGGCCACCGTCGATTCGGCCCGGATCATGGTCGGTCGCGAGACGTTTCTGCGGGAGAACGGCGTCGACATCGCCGGCGTTACCGACCCGGCCCTGGATGAGGAGCAGGGGTTCAGCACGCTCTATGTGGCCAAGGGCGAGCGGTGCATCGGCTGGATCGGCCTGCAAGACAAGACGCGGCCCGAGGCCCAACGGGCCGTCAAGGAACTCGTCGATATCGGGATCAAGCGGGTAACCATGCTCACCGGCGATCGCAGCGAGGTCGCCAATCGAGTGGCAGGGGAGTTGGGCTGCACCGACTACAAAGCCCACTGCCTGCCCCAGGACAAGCTGGCCATCGTCGAGCAGATCAAGCGCGACGGGCACACGGTGGTCGTCGTCGGAGACGGCATCAATGACGCGCCGGCCCTGGCGGCCGGAGACCTCGGCATCGCCATGGGTGCGGCCGGAAGCGACGTCGCCATCAACTCGGCCTCGATTGCACTGATGAACAACGATCTGCGGCGTATCCCGTTCCTGGTCCAGGTCTCGCGCAAGACGCGAAACGTCATCAACCAGAATCTTGGCTTCGGCATCGGCTTCATTGTGGTCGGCATTTCGCTGGCGAAATTCATTCCGCCGAGCATGGCGGCGTTCCTGCACTTCGCCAGCTCCCTGGTGGTGGTCTTCAACAGTGCGCGACTGGTCCGCTTTGGCGAGAATCTCGACCACGAGTCCCACCCGACGGCATCTCGATCGTAG
- a CDS encoding ABC transporter ATP-binding protein, with protein sequence MDYAVETISLTKVFSDWWGRAKAYAVDDLNLQIRYNEVFGLLGPNGSGKTTTIKMLLGLLHPTKGHALLLGGDGTDPKINRRIGFLPEESYLYRFLNARETLDFYGRLFGLAPKVRKMRIEALLEMVGLRAVASRPVGMYSKGMARRIGLAQALINDPDLLILDEPTTGLDPIGTRQIKDLIIKLAERGKTILLCSHLLADVEDVCDRIAILYGGRIQAEGRVQELLQQSGKRQIVTSAVSDAAIGKIQQILADEHAECEITSPMERLETFFINTVVEAQQQARPTSGAVSTTQIGDFLMAEKSQASILDKLVSAPVAEEKPVEPPHTEHPQPTEVATPEPDRDLLSELTKPMSTPQTEHVAPAKPSPPEVPQSADDGQVRKGVLDALTGKTPPTTTERPHEEPKDGEAGHE encoded by the coding sequence ATGGACTACGCCGTTGAGACAATCTCGCTGACGAAGGTGTTCTCCGATTGGTGGGGGCGCGCCAAGGCCTATGCGGTCGACGATCTGAACCTGCAGATTCGCTACAATGAGGTGTTCGGCCTGCTCGGACCGAATGGATCGGGCAAGACGACCACGATCAAGATGCTGCTCGGCCTGTTGCACCCGACGAAGGGCCACGCTCTGCTGCTCGGCGGGGATGGCACGGACCCGAAGATCAACCGGCGGATCGGGTTCCTCCCGGAGGAGTCGTATCTGTACCGGTTCCTCAACGCGCGCGAGACGCTCGATTTCTACGGCCGGCTTTTCGGACTGGCGCCCAAGGTGCGAAAGATGCGAATCGAAGCCCTGCTGGAGATGGTCGGGCTGCGCGCCGTCGCCAGCCGGCCCGTCGGCATGTATTCGAAGGGCATGGCCCGTCGCATCGGTCTGGCCCAGGCGCTGATCAATGACCCCGACCTGCTGATCCTCGACGAACCGACCACCGGACTGGACCCCATCGGGACCCGCCAGATCAAAGACCTGATCATCAAACTGGCCGAGCGGGGCAAGACCATCCTGCTCTGCAGCCACCTGCTGGCCGACGTCGAAGACGTGTGCGACCGCATCGCGATCCTCTACGGCGGCCGCATCCAGGCCGAGGGCCGGGTCCAAGAACTCCTTCAGCAGAGCGGCAAGCGGCAGATCGTCACCAGCGCCGTCAGCGACGCCGCCATCGGCAAGATCCAACAGATCCTCGCCGACGAGCACGCCGAGTGTGAGATCACCAGCCCGATGGAGAGACTCGAGACGTTCTTCATCAACACGGTGGTCGAGGCCCAGCAGCAGGCCCGCCCGACCAGCGGGGCGGTCAGCACGACGCAGATCGGCGACTTCCTGATGGCCGAGAAGTCGCAGGCCAGCATTCTCGACAAGCTGGTCTCGGCGCCGGTGGCCGAAGAGAAGCCCGTCGAACCGCCTCACACGGAGCATCCCCAGCCGACCGAGGTCGCCACCCCCGAACCGGACAGAGACCTGCTCAGCGAATTGACCAAGCCCATGTCCACGCCGCAGACCGAGCACGTGGCGCCGGCCAAGCCGTCGCCGCCCGAGGTGCCCCAATCCGCCGACGATGGACAGGTTCGCAAAGGCGTCCTGGACGCGCTGACCGGAAAGACTCCGCCGACGACGACCGAGAGGCCGCACGAGGAACCGAAGGACGGAGAGGCCGGTCATGAGTAA